GCTCCAGCTTTATGAATATGATACAAGAATATAATACAATCTGCAATTAGTTTTGcagcactttttttcttttttccttacTGTTTGCTgcttagtattattattaaacattgcATACAATGTACAAAcctttgtttgtcttttcattGGATGTTTTTAATCAGAAGTATACTTACATTTAGTTTTCCACACAGTAGTTACCGCTCTTTGGAgggaaaatcaagaaaataaaTGTCTGAAGTTATAAGTGCTACTTAAACCTGTATTTAAAACATGTGATGAAATCACAAAGGAAATACATGCTACATTATGCATATACTTTAGAGTTGAACCAGCATAAGCTCCAGATTAGCAGCACATCCTTGACCAGCAGGAGCATTTAAGTGCATGATGAAGTCACGTGtacttaaattattttgtgTATACACGCACATGCACATATAAAATATGAGTGTTTGTGAAGTGAACTTTATCCAGTAAAGAGGAACCATAAGCAGTGTATCCTGATTGTTAATAGAGTGCCTGATAAAGTTTtgagacatatttaaaaaagtattctTTGACTGTGAGTCATTGTGTAGTGGATGACTTTACTTCTTGTATTTCACTGCACCCTACTGACACACTTGAGAACTGCTGTTTTAGACTGTAAGTGCGACATGTCTTTCTAAACCAGTTTTTGTATTATTTCCACATATGTTTGTGTCACTGTGCTTGTTTTGCACAGAAATACACAGCTGAGTCCTCTTCTGTCAGTCCAGACAATTTCAGATACATCATGCTTTTCGAATCATCTCTGGTGATTTCAAGTCTCTGCTTAAAGGATTCTGCCTTATGTCCACTTCCATCACTGTAGCCCAAACCAATCCACACGAGAGGTTTTCCAGCTTGTTGTCTGATCCAGTGCATGCTACAGCAGCTAAAGCTGAACCCGGATCCTCTACAGGACAGAGTCAGAGTTTCTCCAGGCTTTTTCTGAACTGTTCTTTCAATGGACTCCATTTTTTGACATTGCATGCCTGTaagagaaaatatattttttttaaataaacaatcatgtatgtatacatgtatatgtatgtaagTATTAAGAACTCACAGTTTAGGTTAAACAAAATTAGAATTAAAGGTATATTCTTCATCTTGTGAGTGTTAATGAGACTCTACAGCATCACTTGAGTCAGCAGCATATAAATACTTGTCATAATGGATTTTGAATTTGCATAATGAGGAAATGATGGAAGATCACTGAGATGACCATTAGCCACGGTTACAAAGATGATAACCAGAATCCAAAGGGCATcttaacattgatttcattTCTAACTTTCAATATTTGATTGGTATgatgtttatgtattttattttcattcactTAAATAACCAAacctaaaataaaatgaattagaATGTTTATCAAATGAACTTAATGTAGTGAAATGCTTTAAAGAAccataaaaatgtatcatgatgTCGATAGAATGTCTGAGAAGgtgtttaaaagaaaatatgtgATTGTGAGTCACTATTCTTGTTGGATTCTTCTACTGCACCCTACTGACACAAATGATAACTGCAGTTTTACACCATATGTGTGTTTTGACAGTTTTAGTATTATTTGCACGTAGGTTCATGTCACTGTGCTTGTCTTGCACAGAAATACACAGCTGAGTCCTCCTCTGTCAGTCTAGACAGTTTCAGATACACCATGCTTTTTGAATTGTCTCTTGTTATTTCTATTCTTCCCTCAAAACTTTTGGCATAGTCATGTCCATTTCCAGAAGCCCACACACGGCCCATCCAAACCAGTGCTTTCCCAGGTTGCTGTCTGACCCAGTGCATGTGGTAGCTTCCAAAAGTAAATCCTGATCCTCTACAGGAAAGACTCAGAGTTTCTCCAGGCTTTACCACTGATTGAGAAGAAATGGACTCCATATTCTGACCATTCACTcctattgaaaaataaaaaagaattaaGAACACAACAAATTTCTATTGTACAATTTGAGATGGTATAAGGGTCCACATTATGACACACACTTGCAAAGGCCAGTAAAAGCAGAAGGTAAAGCAGGTTGTTGGACATGTTTGAGTCGATGAAGTGACCTCCTCATATGAGATGCAGAGGAGAAGGACTGATCATATATATCCATATCAATTGTAGGGTGGTGACGTCACACAGatttaaaaaagacaaatgGCTGTTTCAAAGACTACATTTGTTGAATTGTATGATTTGTACAATTATTGCGAGTATGTagttaaaatcaaaatgtctgTTGGAGTTGTTAACGTGTAGATTTCTATCATTTTGACACTCTAAATACTTTTATGAATAATGATTTCATGTGGCATAATTTTATACAGTAGCTgttcaaattcatttttgtttgcCTACTTAAAGTGGAAGCCATTTATTCAAACCAGATTAACACGACAACAGCTATTTAGGGATTGACAAGTTATCATTGtgtgatgaaaaaaatatatatttggcCTTTAGTGAGAAAGCATTTTCATCCATTCTATGACCATCATTTAAAAGTAACAAGGAGTTTTCCCATTTTATCAAACTATTTTGACACAATAAATGAccaattcagattttttaaatgagctAAAGGATGTagatttacattacaaatataATTTGAAAAGATTAAATCTTTCTGGTCTTTAGATGTCCAATATAAACAGATCAACATTTATAGCTACTTAATACATAGATTATAATATTAAACATGATACAAACAACCATATGATAatgcaaaaaagaaagaaacaagttTCAGCCCACTTGAAGAAGTCAAAATAACAATTCCCATGGGGCAAGTCCCAAAACCATGTCTACCCAAGAGAATATAAGGCCAAAGCTTATTACAGCTCACTGAAACACCCTTAAAACTAGTGAACCTTTCAAGCGTTAAACCGCCGCGTTTTGTTAGTCAAAACATCAACAGCTGTGCCATGCACCTGTGCATTAgctctttttttaaacatgtatttatttgggtTTTTATTAGTTCATATTTTCATGAATTTTAAAAGAATGTGCATTAAAATTAATCTGTAACAAAACCATTAAAATCATAGCAAttagaaaataaacattataattaaaaaataaatgaataaaaaacagaAGTACAAGATGCAACGAATATAATATTACCATTAATTTCCAGTATAGAAGGGACTGTAATATTCAAACATACACTAGTCAAGCAGTTTCATAAtattatcattataaatgataaaaaaaaagggCTCATAAACTTTCAAATGTAGCTTTCCTTAAAGTATATGCTCACCACAACAGCCATTTAGCTTGTACACATTttaaacaaccaaaaaacaattaaaaggcTATCTGAATATCCTTTTCGGTATTTATATGATTTGAAAGAATACCCATGGATCAATTGTAGAAACCAATGGTGGTCACAtaattcatttcttttcaagaaTTATGATCACATTCCCACAATTGAGTACCTTTTGAAGTGTTACATTTCATTTAATGCATAGCCTATATACATATGCACAAGCCAGCTTCAACAAAATTAGTCTAATATAGAAACTTCAGAGCCTGATATGTTCATTATTATGTGcatatttaataaacatataTTGGTCTAAtcaaaagtcatatacatcaaCAGTGCAAAATTAAATCCCCCGTCTCAGCAAtatttgggggaaaaaatctgGTTACTGTTTTAATAAACTGTTGTTTTAGGTTTAGTTCTTCCACATGAACTCCTATTTTATATTACAAAGGCATCCAAAAGTCTCTTCAGCTGCTGCTGGGGTTTTCCACGCGAGAACAATGTAATCGCGCTGttgctgtgtgtgtttgaagtGTTAGTATGATAGTAGCCAATGTTAATATGGTTATAAAGTTAAGACTAAAAATCAGGTTTTACGGGCTGCAGTATCTGTTAAGATGCCAAACTCGACAAACTTGAATTTTCTGAATGAAACGCGAAAACCCGGAACTAGTCTTCACGTGTTAGTGAAAAACACTGGGTTGTACTAGTAAGTGGACTTATTTTCTTTGAAAGGTAAGTTTATAAGATTATCTTTATCCTCGTTATGTAAACTTGGTCACACTTGGATGATCCTATAAAGTGCTTCCTATTTATCATACATGCACTTTGTAAATAAGCATGTTGTGTCGTTTATTTAAGGCTCTTCCCTATTTACCGTATTAAATGGCATTGTTATGGCTTTGACAATAAGCAAAAGTAAATCGCCTACAATACCGATGTGTAAAGAGCTGAGAGACAAATAATGATTCAGCGATATCAGCATCTCTCCCCGTGTGTTCTGGGATTTTGATTAGAAACAAAATCCTTTCTATTAAATATGTGAGCTAGCTAACGTTAGTATCGAAAGAATCGGGAGATAACTGTAGAAAGTAAATCAGAAAAGAGGATAGAATAAGTTTAAATGATACTGAATGGGCGAGGCTTCGCGGCCCGGAAGTTGTTTGTCATTTGTGAGGAGcaaaatgtctaaataataattcTCCTATAAATGTATACACTATGTATTTCAGTTCGAAGTATCTCAGTGTCGTTATGTAATTATTGTCCAGACAGAACCACTTGACGGTGTTGTTAGTACTTGGTTCCTGTTACTTTTGTCAGCGCTGGTCATGATGGACTAATCACAGTAGTTTCTGATTGCTGCGTATTGATTTGTAAACAACTGCTTTTGCAGGTTTTCATGTGTGTCGGGTAACACATTTAAATTCTGTTTTAAGtagattaaaaaacaaatgtggcTTAATGGAGGATTTGGTTTTCAGAGCCCCATGCACCATTCCTTGGAGAAACCCACTGAAACTGAAACCCATCTCCAAGACGTTTATTGTGCTTTATCTAGAAAGTTTCATGGTCTAAATATTGTGTGCACACACAAATTCTCACCACTTCTGAAACCCCATTTCCATCACAGGTGTTCTCACTATGGAGAGCCAGAAACAGGTGCTGGAGAGGCTGCGGGGTGCTTTCCGCTCAGGTGTGACCCGTCCAGCCCAGTTCCGTTTGACTCAACTGCAGGCCATGATGAAACTGTTTGAAGACAATGAAACACAGATTTTGGAGGCAATGCATAAAGATCTTGCTAAGGTATAAACATGCAAtggttcacacacacatatactttTAAATTCGACACACAAATGATGTTTTAATCTTGTCTGTCCTGCAGCCCAAGTTTGAGGCAGTGCTGTCAGAGATTGAAATTGTGGTGAATGACCTTTGCTACACCATCAGCAACCTGCAAACCTGGATGCAGCACTCTTATGTGGGCACAAACCTGGTGAGATAATACAATTTCATTGcaccataaacacacacactgatttttttttttactgtaacacaaacaaaatattaaaaaacttCCAAAAGTCTAGTCAAGGCAGATTTccctgaaaatattttaaatcgTTTCCTCTCcccatttcatttgtgtttcaggCAACAAAGCTGGATGACTGTTTTGTTCGCAGGGAGCCATTAGGTGTAGTTTTAATTATTGGCGCATGGAACTATCCTCTTCAGCTAATTTTGTCACCTTTGATTGGAGCAATTGCTGCAGGTACTATCTATAGCTTTTTCAAGGGTTTTATGGCCCTTATATACACTAccaatcaaaagtttggaaacattactatttttttatgtttttgaacaaagtctcttatgttcattaaggctgcatttatttcataataaatatataatattgtgaaacattattacaatttaaaattatggttttctattttaatatactttaaaatataatttattcctgtgatggcaaagctgaattttcagcatcattactccagtcttcagtgtcacatgatccttcaataatcagtctaatatgatgatttattatcaatgttggaaacagttgtgctgcttaatattattttataacctgtgatactttttcaggattctttgataaataaaggttaaaaaatatcagcatttatttaaaatagaacaatatacactactgttcaaaagtttgggatcagtatttatttatttattttaaagaaattaatacttttattcagcacggatgtgTTAAGTTgttaaaaagtgatagtaaagatttatattgttagaaaagatttatattttgaataaatgctgttctttttaaccttttattcatcaatgaatcctgaaaaaagtatcacaggttccaaaaaaatattaagcaacacaaccgtttccaacactgataataaatcatcatattagactgatttctgaaggatcatgtgacactgaggactggagtaatgatgctgaaaattcagctttgcatcacagaaataaatgatattttaaagtatattaaaatagaaaaccataattttaaattgtaataatatttcacaatattattgtttttgctgtatttattatgaaataaatgcagccttaatgagcataatagactattaaaaatagtaatgtttccaaacttttgactggtagtgtatgtCTCATGCACCTTCTTTTTGAGAGGGCACTAGTGACAATTCTTCATTATCTTCATTAGTCTTAATAGACTAGTGGTGTAATTTTATAGTATGCATTAGAGTCGGGATCTAATACgattataatataaattgtaTAATGAACCATGAAAAACTGCAACTGATCTCGACTGCCAATTATCGCCCtgcaaataaaaataaccattaTTATTTCTACTAAAACTTTACTCAAGATTTCACTGTAATAATTACTGAAATGTCTTAAATCTGCCAATTAAATCTACCACTTTTGAATTATGAACCGAAGTGAGaacatgcattattaacacattTACTGTCGCTATCGATTCAGTCCTGCATCAGTTTAGTCTTCTACATCTGTAGATTATAGAAACAAATGAATTTTAACCATCAATATTGGACACAACTGTTTGGAAACAGATTTTGAGATTCCCTAACACAAAAGGCTGATATTTAAATAGATATATAATACAAATCTTATTAAATGCTAAAAATCTTCAGTTGTTTTCTGTTGACAAATGAATGTTTTGTGAAATTTTAGACTAATTCCCCTAACCACCCATAAGCAACCCTGTGGTTCTGCATGAATCATATGACAATCACATggcaaaatgacatattttgtctttaaaaaggtgaaaaaaaggaaaatcctGCACACTATTAAATTGCAAAACtgtaaaaaagttattttattggCAACGTTTCGATCGTATGATCTTCATCAGGCATCAACATactattcaaactccattgtattTAAAATGATAACATGACAAAATACAGTGAAGAATCATTAATTTCCAATCGCGATAAATGATAGAATAATCATTAACTCCATCATTAACACCACATAGTTAAATCCACAATCACATattgtaaataaagaaaaaaataataataatatttcatatcaTGTTTTTACGGTTTTGCAAGTTGATAGTGTGTGAGATTTTCCTTGTTTTTTCGTATTTTGACTTCACTAGTCTTTCCTACGCACCTATCTATGAACTACAGGTGTGCGACGCTAATTGATCACGGCTTTAAAAAGGTGAAATTCACCAAAAGGTGATGATTTTGGggcattattaattttataccttcaataattgtccattttgaattgtccattttgatttcatggtgactttaaaaatCCATTAACAAAAATCTGCCTTATATCACATCTGCAATATGTTTAACTCagtaatatctttttttttattaggtaACTGTGCTATTCTGAAGCCATCAGAAATAAGTCAAGCAACCGAAAAACTTATTGCTGAACTCATTCCTAAGTACCTGTCCCAGGTAATCATTGGGAAAGACCCAAAAGATCTAACTATACACTTAGTTGCATGGTTGCATGCTACTGTGTTCATGATGAGATCTGTAATCCTTCTCTTATAAAGTgtgctgtgtgtgttttgtctTGTAGGAGTGTTATGCAGTAATTTGTGGTGGAGCAGAAGAGACCAAGACATTGCTGGAGAATAGATTTGATCATATCTTCTACACAGGTTAGAGTTTTCATTGTTATCAATGACAGATTCAAGAACAGTTGTCGTTTTTCCATATTTGCCTCAACATCTCTTGTCTTCTCTCCTCTAGGCTCACAGTCAGTGGCTCGTTGCATCCTGCAGGCCGCAGCGGTGCACCTCACCCCAGTTACTCTGGAGCTGGGTGGCAAGTGCCCTTGTTTGATATATGGCCGGCTTGACATGAAAGCTGCCGCTAAGAGGCTGGTGTGGGCCAAGTATTTCAATGCAGGACAGAGCTGTGTGGCTCCAGACTATGTTTTATGCACAGCTGAGACAAGAGAAATGCTGTTACCTTTTATAAAAGAGGCTCTGGAGAGCTTTTATGGATCTGAGCCCCAGCAAAGCCCAGATATGGGACGTATCGTGACAGACAGGCACTGGAACCGACTGGTTGAGCTGCTAAAAAAGACTGAGGGAAAGGTAGTGATTGGAGGAGAGAGTGTCAGAGAGAACAAGTACATGGGTAAGTAAAGTATATAGACacaaagtttgaggtcagtaagattatttttaaggaactaaaacttttattcagcaaggatgaaattgatcaaaagggacaaagacatttattatgttacataagatttgaattaaaaaaaagctgttctttaaaaaaaaaaaaaaaaaaaaaaaaaatatatatatatatatatatatatatatatatatatatatatatatatatatatatatatatatatatatatatatatatatatatatatatatatatataccacagtttccacaaaatattaagcagcacaatggtTTTTGATGTTAATATAAGAACTCACTTATTCCATTAGAggaatgaataaattacattttaatatatatatatatatatatatatatatatatatatatatatatatatatatatatatatatatatgtattgatTAATCGCATCGACCATAAAAAGTTTTTGCTTGCATAATAAGCATATATTTGCTTGCAtagtatgtgtatatatgcatgtgtgtgtgtactgtatatacatacacacacacacacacacatatatttatacttgcgaatatatatatatatatatatatatatatatatatatatatatatatatatatatatatatatatatatatatatatacacagtacagtccaaattggaaccactaagacttttaatgtttttaaaagaagtttcttctcctttatttaatttaaatttatttaattaaaaatcgagtaaaaacagtaatattgtgaaatattattacaatttaaaataactgttttctatttgaatatatttcacaaagtaatttattcctgtgatggcaaagctgaattttcagcatcattactccagtcttcagagtcacatgatccttcagaaatcattctaatatgctgatctgctgctcaagaaacatttaatgtgtacagttgtacaaaatatttgtgtacaatatttttttttcacgattatttgatgaatagaaagttcaaaagaacagtgtttatctgaaatctaatctttagtaacattataaatgtctttactgccacttttgattgatttaattcatccttgctgaataaaagtattcatttctttaatttcttttcaaaaaaataaaaataaaaattcttactgaccccaaacttttgaacggtagtgtataatgctacagaagctttgtatttcagataaatgctgttcttttgaactttctattcatcaaggaatcctgaaaaaaaaaaaaaaaagtacacaactgttttcaacattgaaaataaccataaatgtttattgagcagcaaatcagcatattagaatgatttctgaaggatcatgtgactgtatttttaataaaataaatgtagccttggtgagcagacgaaacttcttttaaaaacattaaaaatcttagtggttccaaacttttggactgtatatatatatatatatgtatatgtatgtgtgtgtgtgtgtgtgtgtgtgtgtgtgtgtgtatatgatatatataaatataatatatacacacatattatataaacGAAAACTTTTATGGTAGATGTGTATGTACCAATATGTATTATTATAGTGTATacatatacactatatatattgaaataagactttttttaattgtaaaatcTCAATATTATTCTCAAGATGACTGTTCttgattactgtattttttatcaaataaattcagcctggGTGAGACTTCTTTATAAAACTCCCCATACTTTTGAACAGTGCACAAGTTCAGTGCATTTACTATACTACTCTTACTATTGCTGCAGAATGTAGTGTGATTTTTCTcagaaaaatttttttttagtttcctAAAATGTGCAGTATACATTTACACAAAAAAGCAGCTAAGCTAGTATTAGATTCTGAATCCTCTCTCTTCTGCTTTTCCGTGGACTATCTCAGCCCCCACTGTCATCGTGGATGTAAAGGAGTCAGATGCTTTAATGCAGGAGGAGATTTTTGGCCCCATTCTCCCCATTCTGACCATCAAGTCTCTCGATGAAGGAATCAATTTCATCAACGAGAGGGAAAAGCCCCTGGCACTTTACGCCTTCTCTGACGAGTCTCAAGTaaggaaagaaagaacaaaagtCCTTAACTACACAGTAAAGTGAGCAATGAACTAATGCATATCTCTGTTTGTTAAGGTTGTTACTACAGTTCTGGAGAGGACCAGCAGCGGAGGCTTCTGTTCCAATGATGGAATAGCTCACATGACCCTTCCTGGTTTACCCTTTGGTGGAGTGGGTAAGTCTGAATGCATTTCTTAATGTAACAGCTGCAGTGCATTTCTTCAGGTGAGTGAAGACGAAATCTGACTTTTTGTGTTTTGGTGCCAGGTGCAAGTGGGATGGGCAACTACCACGGTCGCTGGACCTTTGAGACATTCAGTCACAAGCGTGGCTGCATGCTGAGGGGCTGGGGGCTGGAGCGTGTCAATGTGCTGCGCTACCCTCCCTATACTGAAAGCAATCTCAGCTGGCTGCGCTGGGCCACCACTGCCAAGAAGAAGGGGTGGTGGGCTGGATGCTCTGTTATGTGAGGGCAGTTATGTGTCTGATGCTGACAGATTGCAACCTGGGAATCGAAAACATATGCCTTCGCTTTCACCAAAGTTTGGTTACTGTGAGTTTGGTCATCAACACAAACCTAATCTTTGGTTTTCAATTGTGATATCATTCAAAACACCACCAGAGGTCAGCATTGAGATAAGTTGCTTCTGCGGGATGCTTCTGTGGTGAGAGAAAGAGGCCATTTACTTGATGATGATTCGTTTATTTTAACTGCCATTGTTCTAATACACTACTCAattttatgtgtttattcaCATCTGTGCACTAAAAAAATCCAGTCTATGGACATTTAATGAAACAAATCATCCAACTTTTGTAATTAAATACTACAGTAAAAGGGGGGCATGGATAGCATTATGTTTGGATACTTCATTTAGTATCTTATACTGCT
The window above is part of the Chanodichthys erythropterus isolate Z2021 chromosome 3, ASM2448905v1, whole genome shotgun sequence genome. Proteins encoded here:
- the aldh3b1 gene encoding aldehyde dehydrogenase family 3 member B1; this translates as MESQKQVLERLRGAFRSGVTRPAQFRLTQLQAMMKLFEDNETQILEAMHKDLAKPKFEAVLSEIEIVVNDLCYTISNLQTWMQHSYVGTNLATKLDDCFVRREPLGVVLIIGAWNYPLQLILSPLIGAIAAGNCAILKPSEISQATEKLIAELIPKYLSQECYAVICGGAEETKTLLENRFDHIFYTGSQSVARCILQAAAVHLTPVTLELGGKCPCLIYGRLDMKAAAKRLVWAKYFNAGQSCVAPDYVLCTAETREMLLPFIKEALESFYGSEPQQSPDMGRIVTDRHWNRLVELLKKTEGKVVIGGESVRENKYMAPTVIVDVKESDALMQEEIFGPILPILTIKSLDEGINFINEREKPLALYAFSDESQVVTTVLERTSSGGFCSNDGIAHMTLPGLPFGGVGASGMGNYHGRWTFETFSHKRGCMLRGWGLERVNVLRYPPYTESNLSWLRWATTAKKKGWWAGCSVM
- the ighv4-2 gene encoding immunoglobulin heavy variable 3-33; protein product: MSNNLLYLLLLLAFARVNGQNMESISSQSVVKPGETLSLSCRGSGFTFGSYHMHWVRQQPGKALVWMGRVWASGNGHDYAKSFEGRIEITRDNSKSMVYLKLSRLTEEDSAVYFCARQAQ